In Thermococcus thioreducens, a genomic segment contains:
- a CDS encoding nucleotide sugar dehydrogenase: MKLIGLKREEVNSALKNGDVTISVYGMGKMGLPLAAVFADHGANVIGVDINERIVEMINRGENHVREEPGLDELVRRNVEAGRLRATTDGVKAAKEADVMIILVPTLTDERGNIKLDPVYDVAEKISQGLEKGDIVITEATMPPGTTESLIPILEKSGLKLGEFGLAHAPERTMTGTAIRDITGQYPKIVGASDERTLEAVIGIYETINKKGVILMSSIKAAEAVKVFEGVYRDVNIALANELALWCEEHGLDALEVFQAANTQPYCHLHMPGAGVGGHCIPVYPWFVINLAKRTNPRLIKTAREINDSMPHHVVELTVKALNEAGRPLKGSNILVLGLTFRGGVREFMKAAAKPIIQELKEWGANVYAYDPLCTPEDAERFGAEWKEDFKEVDAIVITADHREFKELDLKKLAEEMRTRIIVDGRNILKPEEAQKHGFVYLRVGGS, from the coding sequence ATGAAGCTCATCGGGCTGAAGAGGGAAGAGGTCAACTCAGCCCTCAAAAACGGGGACGTTACTATATCCGTCTACGGCATGGGCAAGATGGGGTTGCCTCTGGCCGCGGTTTTCGCTGACCACGGGGCCAATGTCATAGGTGTTGACATCAATGAGCGCATTGTGGAGATGATAAACCGCGGCGAAAACCACGTCAGGGAGGAGCCCGGGCTGGACGAGCTCGTGAGGAGGAACGTTGAGGCCGGCCGCTTAAGGGCAACAACCGACGGCGTTAAAGCTGCAAAAGAGGCCGACGTGATGATAATCCTCGTGCCCACCCTGACAGACGAGAGGGGCAACATAAAGCTCGATCCGGTTTATGACGTTGCTGAGAAGATCTCCCAAGGGCTTGAGAAGGGTGATATAGTCATCACCGAAGCCACCATGCCCCCTGGGACAACTGAAAGCCTGATTCCAATCCTCGAAAAGTCCGGCTTGAAACTCGGAGAGTTCGGCTTGGCCCACGCTCCAGAGAGGACCATGACTGGAACTGCCATCAGAGACATAACCGGCCAGTACCCCAAAATTGTAGGAGCAAGTGATGAGAGAACCCTCGAAGCGGTTATCGGGATCTACGAGACCATCAACAAAAAGGGTGTAATCCTAATGAGTTCCATCAAGGCGGCGGAGGCCGTCAAGGTCTTCGAGGGCGTTTACAGGGACGTGAACATTGCCCTGGCAAACGAGTTAGCATTATGGTGTGAGGAGCACGGGCTGGACGCGCTTGAGGTCTTTCAGGCTGCCAACACTCAACCCTACTGTCACCTCCACATGCCGGGAGCGGGCGTTGGCGGGCACTGCATCCCAGTGTACCCCTGGTTCGTCATTAATCTCGCTAAGAGGACGAATCCACGCCTGATAAAGACAGCCAGGGAAATAAACGATTCGATGCCCCACCATGTTGTTGAGCTTACGGTTAAAGCGCTCAATGAGGCTGGGAGGCCTTTGAAGGGGAGTAATATCTTAGTTCTCGGTTTGACCTTCAGGGGTGGTGTTAGGGAGTTCATGAAGGCCGCTGCGAAACCAATAATTCAAGAACTTAAGGAGTGGGGTGCCAACGTTTACGCTTACGATCCCCTGTGCACTCCAGAGGACGCGGAGCGGTTTGGTGCAGAGTGGAAAGAGGACTTTAAGGAGGTTGACGCAATAGTCATTACCGCAGACCACAGGGAGTTCAAGGAACTCGACCTCAAAAAGCTCGCGGAAGAAATGAGGACAAGAATCATAGTCGATGGAAGAAACATCTTAAAGCCTGAGGAAGCCCAAAAACATGGGTTCGTGTACCTAAGAGTGGGAGGATCATAA
- a CDS encoding glycosyltransferase, with protein sequence MEPLVSIIIPTYNREKLLERAINSVLNQTFDNFEILIVDGARRKDTEDLVRSFGDGRLRYISQRGEGIANARNIGVKKAKGKLIAFLDDDDSWEPEKLERQIQELKNLPESYGVIYTAFNYLYLPNQKIIGVKKPKAQGNVYRHLLLDNITGTSTILVRKKCFRRAGLFREEFITCEDWDMWLRMAKFYLFASINEPLVNYSIHKGQFSFSKYLLGRYKMIETHGDIKHNPRVLSYHLLQIGTLRIISGDKKGIVDLKKAFQLNPFMKDNIGNIVNSLFDIRTRIYLMKFLKRI encoded by the coding sequence ATGGAACCGTTGGTATCTATTATCATTCCAACATACAACAGAGAGAAACTTTTAGAGAGAGCAATAAATAGTGTGCTCAATCAGACTTTCGATAATTTTGAAATCCTCATAGTGGATGGTGCCAGAAGGAAAGATACAGAAGACCTCGTTAGGTCCTTTGGGGATGGAAGACTACGGTACATATCTCAAAGAGGGGAAGGCATTGCAAACGCCCGGAATATTGGAGTTAAAAAAGCTAAAGGAAAATTAATCGCGTTCCTGGACGATGATGATTCATGGGAGCCAGAAAAGCTTGAACGCCAAATTCAAGAACTGAAAAATCTTCCTGAAAGTTACGGGGTAATATATACAGCGTTCAATTATCTGTATCTACCTAACCAAAAAATCATAGGCGTTAAAAAACCGAAAGCCCAAGGAAATGTATATCGCCACCTTCTTCTAGATAATATCACAGGAACTTCAACAATATTGGTCAGGAAAAAGTGTTTTAGAAGAGCGGGATTATTTCGTGAGGAATTTATAACCTGTGAGGACTGGGACATGTGGTTGAGAATGGCAAAATTCTATCTATTTGCTTCAATAAACGAGCCCCTAGTGAATTACTCAATACATAAAGGTCAGTTTTCATTTTCCAAGTATCTACTTGGAAGGTACAAAATGATAGAGACTCATGGAGATATAAAACACAATCCGAGGGTTCTAAGCTACCACTTACTTCAAATTGGAACTCTTCGGATCATAAGTGGCGATAAAAAAGGGATAGTTGACCTCAAAAAGGCATTCCAGCTGAACCCGTTCATGAAAGATAATATAGGGAATATTGTCAATTCACTATTTGACATCAGAACAAGGATATACCTAATGAAATTCTTGAAAAGAATATAA
- a CDS encoding DUF460 domain-containing protein, with amino-acid sequence MRPILILGVDIISENPKRFAVVSWFNGRLERKGEFTLYRLIRFIQSKRPDIVAMDSVTELGDDLRKFLRSLPGGTKLVQVTGRPGEQRSLQSLAREHGIRVTDRFDPYEEAKLSALLASKGVGYEVLAFEDEVIIKVTRGRSHGKGGWSQDRYRKRVHNLVRDKVREIEERLRRADIPFDLEVEEKDYGLAKGEFKVYAGREELAGLIKPTRGGDVEVRIQPVERAELGFAPLRGEEAVRERRSIIVGIDPGITVGIAAIDLNGRVIALHSERNMPVGEVFRFISNVGHPVIVATDVNPAPGFVEKIARSFKANLFVPRESLRVEEKNELLRNLGISVDDDHQRDALAAAYKAYLRMKPKLEHVDAKLREAGLTRKADEIKALVIQGYNLGEAMQRVTLRERPREEAPEEKPGIDVTPYIKRIRELERRIEFLERENAELREIIKEQRKTIGRLERRIADYDEEVRRKVLRERELEAKVKRIEILEKQLREAKAVIERLSRDLVQVKRMNVVEIRGSAIPLKVMNVLSWRELERLEREIGVKRGDVLFVVNPAGAGRAIAEELVEKGIRALITEKPLPEPVREVFREAHLPFFTGDELDVKRVDEFAVVERETLEKAIEDLLARWEEEDKEKEAERLLRLVEEYRIERIKELRRKAEEEVRKH; translated from the coding sequence GTGAGGCCTATTCTAATCCTCGGAGTGGACATAATAAGCGAGAACCCCAAGAGGTTTGCCGTCGTGAGCTGGTTCAACGGCAGGCTTGAGAGAAAGGGCGAGTTCACCCTCTACCGCCTTATCCGATTCATCCAGTCCAAAAGGCCGGATATAGTGGCCATGGACAGCGTCACCGAGCTCGGCGACGACCTCAGGAAGTTCCTCCGCTCCCTTCCCGGGGGCACGAAGCTCGTCCAGGTGACCGGCCGTCCGGGCGAGCAGAGGAGCCTTCAGAGTTTAGCCAGGGAACACGGGATAAGGGTAACCGACAGGTTCGACCCCTATGAGGAGGCCAAGCTTTCCGCCCTGCTGGCCAGTAAAGGAGTCGGCTATGAGGTTCTTGCCTTCGAGGATGAGGTGATAATCAAAGTTACGAGGGGCAGGAGCCACGGGAAGGGTGGCTGGAGCCAGGACAGGTACAGGAAGCGCGTTCACAACCTCGTCCGCGACAAGGTGAGGGAGATAGAAGAGAGGCTCCGGAGGGCGGACATACCCTTTGACCTGGAGGTTGAGGAGAAGGACTACGGCCTGGCCAAGGGGGAGTTCAAAGTCTACGCGGGCAGGGAAGAGCTCGCGGGGCTGATAAAGCCCACCCGCGGCGGGGACGTCGAGGTGAGAATCCAGCCGGTTGAGAGGGCTGAACTCGGCTTCGCTCCGCTCAGGGGCGAGGAGGCGGTACGCGAGAGGAGGAGCATCATAGTGGGCATAGACCCGGGGATAACGGTCGGTATAGCGGCCATAGATTTGAACGGAAGGGTGATTGCCCTCCACAGCGAGAGGAACATGCCGGTCGGCGAGGTCTTTCGGTTCATAAGCAACGTCGGCCATCCGGTCATCGTTGCTACCGATGTGAACCCCGCCCCAGGATTCGTTGAAAAAATTGCCCGCTCCTTCAAGGCCAACCTTTTCGTTCCCAGGGAGAGCCTCCGCGTTGAGGAGAAGAACGAACTCCTGAGGAACCTGGGTATAAGCGTTGACGACGACCACCAGCGGGATGCCCTGGCGGCGGCCTACAAGGCCTACCTCCGCATGAAGCCCAAGCTGGAGCACGTGGATGCAAAACTCCGTGAGGCGGGACTTACGAGGAAGGCCGACGAGATCAAAGCTCTGGTAATTCAGGGCTACAACCTCGGGGAGGCCATGCAGCGGGTTACACTGCGCGAAAGACCCAGGGAAGAAGCGCCGGAGGAGAAGCCGGGCATCGATGTTACGCCGTACATAAAGCGCATCCGCGAGCTGGAGAGGAGGATAGAGTTCCTTGAGAGGGAGAACGCCGAGCTGAGGGAGATAATAAAGGAGCAGCGGAAGACGATAGGCAGACTTGAGAGAAGAATAGCGGACTACGACGAGGAAGTCAGGAGGAAGGTTCTCCGCGAGAGGGAGCTTGAGGCGAAGGTGAAGCGCATAGAGATCCTTGAGAAGCAGCTCCGCGAAGCAAAGGCCGTAATAGAAAGGTTGAGCAGGGACCTCGTTCAGGTAAAGAGGATGAACGTGGTTGAGATTCGAGGCTCCGCCATCCCCTTGAAGGTTATGAACGTCCTCAGCTGGCGCGAGCTCGAAAGACTGGAGCGCGAGATAGGTGTAAAGCGGGGCGATGTCCTGTTCGTGGTGAACCCGGCCGGTGCAGGAAGGGCCATAGCGGAGGAGCTGGTGGAGAAGGGAATCCGGGCGCTGATAACCGAGAAACCCCTTCCGGAGCCGGTCAGGGAGGTTTTCAGGGAGGCGCACCTTCCCTTCTTCACGGGCGATGAGCTCGACGTCAAGCGCGTTGATGAGTTCGCTGTAGTCGAGCGGGAGACCCTCGAAAAGGCTATTGAAGACCTGCTCGCCAGATGGGAAGAGGAGGATAAAGAGAAGGAGGCAGAGAGACTCCTCCGCCTCGTGGAGGAGTACAGAATAGAGCGCATAAAAGAGCTGCGGAGAAAGGCTGAAGAGGAAGTCCGGAAGCACTGA
- a CDS encoding UDP-N-acetylglucosamine 3-dehydrogenase, which produces MLRVGVVGVGMMGQHHVRVYSELAREGKVELVGIADANFERARELARKFNTVPYSDYRGLVKEKLDAVSIAVPTSLHKDVALEFIKVGTNVLVEKPIADSIENAQAIINAAEENEVILMIGHIERFNPAVLKLKEKIDEGLLGKIVTISAKRVGPMAARIRDVGIIIDLGVHDIDVISYLFGEPVRTVYARAGNVIHPAGVEDHALITLGFNDGSGIVETNWLTPHKTRTLTVVGTEGIAYVDYIDQTLKIYNHEWIREAKIERREPLRNEIEHFIECIEYEKKPITDGKAGLHALKVAIKALESARTGQVLEVE; this is translated from the coding sequence ATGCTCCGCGTTGGGGTTGTTGGTGTTGGGATGATGGGACAGCACCATGTGAGGGTTTACTCGGAACTGGCAAGAGAGGGAAAAGTAGAGCTTGTTGGCATTGCCGATGCCAATTTTGAAAGGGCTAGGGAACTGGCGAGGAAATTTAACACTGTCCCTTACTCGGATTACAGAGGGCTGGTCAAGGAAAAGCTTGACGCGGTAAGCATAGCCGTCCCGACCTCCCTCCACAAAGATGTGGCTTTGGAGTTCATTAAAGTAGGGACGAACGTTCTCGTGGAAAAGCCGATAGCCGATAGTATTGAAAATGCTCAGGCGATAATAAACGCGGCGGAGGAGAACGAAGTCATCCTGATGATCGGACACATTGAACGCTTTAATCCTGCAGTCTTAAAGCTCAAAGAGAAAATAGACGAGGGGCTTCTAGGAAAAATTGTCACAATAAGCGCCAAACGTGTTGGCCCAATGGCAGCCCGTATCCGTGATGTGGGGATAATTATAGACCTCGGTGTTCATGATATTGACGTTATAAGCTATCTTTTTGGAGAGCCTGTAAGGACAGTGTATGCCAGAGCGGGAAACGTTATTCACCCTGCAGGAGTCGAGGATCACGCACTCATAACCCTGGGCTTCAATGACGGAAGCGGAATTGTGGAGACCAACTGGCTCACTCCACATAAGACGAGAACCCTGACGGTGGTGGGCACAGAGGGCATAGCCTACGTTGATTATATTGACCAGACGCTCAAAATATACAACCATGAATGGATTCGTGAGGCTAAGATCGAGAGGAGAGAACCCCTCAGAAACGAGATTGAACACTTCATCGAATGTATAGAGTATGAAAAGAAGCCCATAACCGACGGAAAAGCCGGCCTCCATGCACTTAAAGTGGCGATTAAGGCGTTGGAGAGCGCAAGGACTGGTCAGGTTCTGGAGGTGGAATAA
- a CDS encoding DegT/DnrJ/EryC1/StrS family aminotransferase: MRNIPIAKPLIGDEEINAVVEVLKSGMLAHGKEVEAFEKEFADYLGAKHGIAVANGTAALDVALKALKIGPGDEVITTPFTFIASATSILFQGARPIFADIDPKTYNLDPNEVLEKITNKTKAILVVHLYGQPADIKSFQEIAEDYNLYLIEDCAQAHGAEFGGRKVGTFGHIAAFSFYPTKNMTTGEGGMVVTNDDELAKRAKLIRSHGQAEKYYHVELGYNLRMTNMAGALGRVQLRKLDEWNRTRNENAARLSEGIKKISGLVPPYVDPRVYHVFHQYVIRVEDDFPMGRDELMAKLRERGIGTAVHYPMPVHHQPLFQKLGYEKDCCPNAIEASKRVLSLPVHPAVSDEDIAYILETLKELAS; encoded by the coding sequence ATGAGGAACATCCCAATCGCCAAGCCCCTCATCGGGGATGAGGAGATAAACGCCGTCGTTGAAGTCTTGAAGAGTGGAATGCTGGCCCACGGAAAAGAAGTTGAGGCCTTTGAGAAGGAATTCGCCGACTACCTCGGCGCCAAGCACGGCATCGCCGTCGCCAACGGGACTGCCGCGTTGGATGTTGCCTTGAAAGCCCTCAAAATAGGCCCTGGCGATGAGGTGATAACAACTCCATTCACGTTCATAGCCTCAGCCACCTCAATCCTCTTCCAGGGCGCAAGGCCCATCTTCGCCGACATTGACCCGAAAACTTACAATCTCGATCCAAATGAGGTCCTAGAAAAGATAACGAACAAGACAAAGGCGATACTCGTCGTCCACCTCTACGGCCAGCCTGCGGACATTAAATCCTTCCAAGAAATAGCCGAGGATTACAACCTCTACCTCATCGAGGACTGCGCCCAGGCGCATGGAGCGGAGTTCGGAGGGCGGAAAGTGGGAACTTTTGGTCACATTGCAGCCTTCAGCTTCTACCCGACGAAGAACATGACGACTGGAGAAGGCGGGATGGTAGTTACCAACGATGATGAGCTCGCGAAAAGAGCCAAGCTCATCAGGAGCCACGGGCAGGCTGAAAAATACTATCATGTTGAGCTCGGTTACAACCTGAGGATGACCAACATGGCCGGAGCACTCGGCAGGGTTCAGCTGAGGAAGCTAGATGAGTGGAACAGAACCAGGAACGAGAACGCGGCAAGATTGAGCGAGGGCATTAAGAAGATCAGCGGGCTGGTTCCGCCCTACGTTGATCCTAGGGTGTATCACGTCTTCCACCAGTACGTCATCCGCGTTGAGGATGACTTCCCGATGGGCAGGGATGAACTGATGGCAAAACTCCGCGAGCGGGGAATCGGCACGGCCGTCCACTACCCGATGCCGGTTCACCACCAGCCCCTCTTCCAGAAGCTCGGCTACGAGAAAGACTGCTGTCCGAACGCGATTGAGGCTAGCAAGAGAGTCCTCAGCTTACCAGTACACCCTGCAGTGAGTGATGAAGACATCGCGTATATACTGGAAACCCTCAAAGAGCTCGCCTCTTAA
- a CDS encoding site-2 protease family protein → MNSTLITVIIGIAAFWIILYALFGRKEEKEEGLAVDMFVAMWRTKKLLGFIDRVAGKNRRFWKVYSDVGIALGFMGMAYVFYALLRTALQTIQTGGEQAGVQLVIPRVTIPLWYGLIGLAVVMVVHELSHGIVARAENLPLKSVGLVLLAVIPGAFVEPDEEELEKAPLRSRLRVYGAGSLANVVTAILALIIINLAITPVLQPAGILVSGVLEDGPAFGVLQQGDVIIAMDGEKITDMESFINFMNTTKPGQLVTLTVLRDGEEITLQLKLGAHPENPEKGYIGIYPAQHVVSKIGYENIILPLFFTLYWIYVLNLGIGLMNLFPLVPLDGGRMLDDVVRTYLPEKVAKPVRYFTIGVGLSLLALNLWPALTNLVG, encoded by the coding sequence ATGAACAGCACCCTCATCACAGTAATCATCGGAATCGCTGCCTTCTGGATAATCCTCTACGCCCTCTTCGGAAGGAAAGAGGAGAAGGAAGAGGGCCTGGCAGTTGACATGTTCGTCGCCATGTGGAGAACCAAAAAGCTTCTAGGCTTTATAGACAGGGTTGCAGGCAAAAACAGACGCTTCTGGAAGGTTTATTCCGATGTCGGGATAGCCCTCGGCTTCATGGGCATGGCCTACGTCTTCTACGCTCTTCTTAGAACCGCCCTGCAGACCATCCAAACGGGCGGTGAGCAGGCGGGGGTTCAGCTCGTCATTCCCCGCGTTACCATACCCCTATGGTACGGCCTCATTGGCCTCGCCGTCGTCATGGTCGTCCACGAGCTCAGCCACGGGATTGTTGCGAGGGCAGAAAACCTGCCCCTGAAGTCAGTTGGTCTGGTTCTCCTCGCCGTAATACCAGGGGCATTCGTCGAACCGGATGAGGAGGAGCTTGAAAAAGCCCCACTCCGGTCAAGGCTCCGCGTTTATGGAGCAGGCTCGCTGGCAAACGTTGTAACGGCCATCCTCGCGCTTATCATAATAAACCTTGCAATAACCCCCGTCCTTCAGCCCGCAGGAATACTCGTCTCAGGCGTTCTTGAGGACGGCCCGGCCTTTGGAGTCCTCCAGCAGGGTGACGTCATAATCGCCATGGACGGGGAAAAGATAACCGACATGGAGAGCTTCATAAACTTCATGAACACGACCAAGCCAGGACAGCTCGTAACGCTCACGGTGCTCAGGGATGGTGAGGAGATAACCCTCCAGCTGAAACTTGGAGCCCACCCCGAGAACCCCGAAAAGGGCTACATCGGCATCTACCCTGCCCAGCACGTTGTATCCAAGATAGGCTACGAGAACATAATACTGCCCCTGTTCTTCACGCTCTACTGGATCTACGTGCTCAACCTGGGGATAGGCCTGATGAACCTGTTCCCGCTGGTGCCTCTCGATGGGGGCAGAATGCTCGATGACGTCGTCAGAACCTACCTGCCCGAGAAGGTCGCCAAGCCTGTAAGGTACTTCACAATAGGTGTCGGGCTCTCCCTTCTGGCACTGAACCTGTGGCCTGCACTGACAAACTTGGTGGGCTGA
- a CDS encoding TIGR00269 family protein: MKCSKCGREAVYHARYTGRYYCRKHFNEMVEKKFKETVKKYRLIAKGERIAVGVSGGKDSVVLMHLLAKLREKFPFELVAITIDEGIAGYRPPSVGIARRNAEKLGIEHRIYSFKNHIGFTLDETVEIMGSFEKGERVGACSYCGVWRRWLLNYAAKDVGADKLAVGHNLDDEVQMFMMNIMRGDIARLGRTGPYYEEIHPELVPRIKPLREIPEKEIVLYAILNGIEVDFSECPYAVEAFRAEIRDWINEMEERHPGTKYQILRSYDKLFPLIAKTYTKRTSELNRCKICGQPTTGEICKACSFRIQVEEKSKGHELHTPP; the protein is encoded by the coding sequence ATGAAGTGCTCAAAGTGCGGCCGTGAAGCTGTATACCACGCACGCTACACGGGTAGGTACTACTGCAGGAAACACTTCAACGAGATGGTGGAAAAGAAGTTCAAGGAGACCGTCAAGAAATACCGCCTCATCGCGAAGGGGGAAAGGATAGCCGTCGGGGTGAGCGGCGGGAAGGACAGTGTCGTTCTCATGCACCTGCTTGCCAAACTCCGCGAGAAGTTCCCCTTCGAGCTGGTCGCAATAACGATCGATGAGGGGATAGCAGGCTACCGCCCGCCAAGCGTCGGGATAGCCAGGCGAAACGCCGAGAAGCTGGGGATAGAGCATCGCATCTACTCCTTCAAGAACCACATAGGCTTCACCCTCGACGAGACGGTCGAGATAATGGGGAGCTTCGAGAAAGGCGAGCGCGTTGGGGCGTGCTCCTACTGCGGCGTCTGGAGGCGCTGGCTTCTCAACTATGCGGCCAAAGATGTGGGGGCGGATAAACTGGCCGTCGGCCACAACTTGGACGACGAAGTCCAGATGTTCATGATGAACATCATGAGGGGGGACATAGCGAGGTTAGGAAGAACGGGCCCCTATTACGAGGAAATCCACCCGGAGCTGGTTCCAAGGATAAAGCCCCTCAGGGAAATCCCAGAGAAGGAGATCGTGCTCTACGCGATCCTCAACGGCATAGAAGTGGACTTCAGCGAGTGCCCCTACGCGGTGGAAGCTTTCAGGGCCGAGATAAGGGACTGGATAAACGAGATGGAGGAGAGGCACCCCGGCACCAAATACCAGATACTGAGGAGCTACGACAAGCTCTTCCCGCTGATAGCGAAGACCTACACAAAGAGAACCAGCGAACTCAACAGGTGCAAAATCTGCGGTCAGCCGACGACGGGTGAAATCTGCAAGGCATGCTCATTCAGAATTCAAGTAGAAGAAAAGTCAAAGGGGCATGAGCTCCACACGCCCCCCTGA
- a CDS encoding RAD55 family ATPase, producing MEILSTGIPPLDEALGGGLTEDSNLLIVYDRYSKGWALAFEMLKNRMELGDFGVIIDSVLPFSALATELKAVNFDVEALGQEGNLAIIDLFSSFYGVEYSREFIYTADIDPGTFLPKYERVYRRILRERIGNRRPVGIDVTIDGLAFLLGTENFISIFQRLMAEKERARITEKRKRPLNIFLLNKGRASEKLVSWVSLYSQYVIEFVSPNAPFEETMVIRKSPLPDFNPLKSQYRFRLSGGRVELMPL from the coding sequence ATGGAGATTCTGAGCACTGGGATACCTCCCCTCGATGAAGCCCTGGGAGGGGGGCTCACGGAAGACAGCAACCTCCTCATAGTCTACGATAGGTACTCAAAGGGGTGGGCACTGGCCTTTGAAATGCTAAAAAACCGCATGGAGCTCGGGGACTTTGGGGTCATAATCGATTCGGTTCTCCCCTTTTCGGCACTGGCCACGGAACTGAAGGCGGTCAATTTTGACGTGGAAGCTCTGGGACAGGAAGGGAATCTTGCCATTATAGACCTGTTCTCTTCGTTCTATGGGGTGGAGTACTCCCGGGAGTTTATTTACACCGCTGACATAGACCCCGGGACGTTCCTTCCAAAGTATGAACGGGTGTACCGTAGAATCCTGAGGGAGCGCATTGGGAACAGGCGGCCCGTTGGTATTGACGTCACCATTGATGGGCTTGCTTTCCTGCTCGGCACCGAGAACTTCATCTCGATATTTCAGAGGCTCATGGCGGAGAAGGAGAGGGCGAGGATAACCGAAAAAAGAAAGAGGCCACTCAATATCTTTCTCCTGAACAAGGGGAGGGCCTCCGAAAAACTGGTCTCGTGGGTATCGCTGTACAGCCAGTATGTAATCGAGTTCGTTTCCCCCAACGCGCCCTTTGAGGAGACGATGGTGATAAGAAAGTCCCCCCTGCCTGACTTCAACCCGCTGAAGAGCCAGTACAGGTTCAGGCTTTCAGGGGGGCGTGTGGAGCTCATGCCCCTTTGA
- a CDS encoding acyltransferase codes for MPEGSKKYFVHPLAVVEEGAEIGEGTRIWHFAHVRKGAKIGKNCNLGKDVYIDVDVQIGNNVKIQNGVSVYHGVKVEDDVFLGPHMTFTNDLYPRAFNQDWKVVPTLVKKGASIGAHATIVCGVTIGEYAMVGAGAVVTKDVPPFGLVYGNPARLKGFVCYCGRKLEEKICEEEEHVIFRCSHCGREVKIRKEDYERYLKEKEL; via the coding sequence GTGCCTGAGGGATCTAAAAAATATTTCGTTCATCCTTTGGCTGTTGTTGAGGAAGGAGCCGAAATTGGGGAAGGAACCAGAATCTGGCACTTTGCCCACGTCCGAAAGGGCGCCAAAATCGGAAAAAACTGCAACCTCGGAAAAGACGTTTACATCGACGTAGACGTTCAAATCGGCAACAACGTTAAAATCCAGAACGGAGTAAGCGTCTATCACGGTGTTAAAGTCGAGGACGACGTCTTCCTCGGCCCGCACATGACCTTCACCAACGACTTATACCCAAGAGCATTCAACCAGGACTGGAAAGTCGTGCCAACCCTCGTGAAGAAGGGAGCTTCCATAGGAGCCCACGCCACAATAGTCTGCGGCGTCACCATAGGCGAGTACGCAATGGTCGGCGCTGGAGCAGTCGTTACAAAGGACGTCCCTCCCTTTGGCCTCGTCTACGGCAATCCAGCCCGCTTAAAAGGCTTCGTCTGCTACTGCGGGAGAAAGCTTGAGGAAAAAATATGTGAGGAAGAGGAACACGTTATCTTCAGATGCTCCCACTGTGGGAGGGAAGTTAAAATAAGAAAAGAAGACTATGAGCGTTATTTAAAGGAAAAAGAATTATGA
- the pcp gene encoding pyroglutamyl-peptidase I, with product MKVLVTGFEPFGGEEINPSWEAVSGLPDEIGGAEIIKRQLPVTFNGVRKILPRLIVEERPDVVILTGQAGGRPNITVERVAINVMDSTMPDNDGFAPEDEPVFEGAPAAYFATLPIKAIVRALRGEKIPAGISNTAGTYVCNTTMFTALHTIAVAGMETKAGFIHVPFSHEQALEKPRPSMAVETIRKALEVAIRTSLRG from the coding sequence ATGAAAGTGCTCGTGACGGGATTCGAGCCCTTCGGCGGCGAGGAGATAAACCCTTCCTGGGAGGCCGTTTCGGGGCTTCCGGATGAGATTGGTGGGGCAGAGATAATAAAGCGACAGCTCCCGGTGACCTTCAACGGCGTCAGAAAGATTCTTCCAAGGCTGATTGTCGAGGAGAGGCCGGACGTTGTAATCCTGACCGGCCAGGCCGGCGGGAGGCCGAACATAACCGTCGAGCGCGTTGCGATAAACGTCATGGACAGCACGATGCCCGACAATGACGGCTTTGCTCCAGAAGATGAGCCAGTCTTTGAGGGCGCCCCGGCGGCATACTTCGCAACACTCCCTATAAAGGCCATCGTGAGGGCTTTGAGGGGAGAGAAGATTCCCGCGGGGATTTCAAACACCGCCGGGACCTACGTCTGCAATACCACAATGTTCACGGCGCTCCACACGATAGCCGTTGCGGGAATGGAAACTAAGGCCGGCTTCATACATGTCCCCTTCAGCCACGAACAGGCCTTGGAAAAGCCGAGGCCCTCAATGGCCGTTGAAACGATAAGGAAGGCCTTAGAGGTCGCCATCAGAACCTCCCTGAGGGGCTGA
- a CDS encoding transcriptional regulator has protein sequence MEALRELSRNHTLGNPIRLGVMLYLLPRERVLFKELLEVLEVTPGNLDSHLKALEKAGYIETYKVFADRPRTAVRITEKGAKETARYLRTLRAALEGV, from the coding sequence ATGGAGGCTCTCAGAGAGCTGAGCAGGAACCACACCCTGGGAAACCCCATAAGGTTAGGCGTCATGCTCTACCTCCTGCCGAGGGAGAGGGTTCTATTCAAGGAGCTCCTGGAGGTTCTGGAGGTAACGCCCGGAAACCTGGACTCACACCTGAAAGCTCTAGAAAAGGCAGGTTATATCGAGACCTACAAGGTCTTTGCCGACAGGCCGAGAACGGCCGTGAGGATAACTGAGAAAGGGGCCAAAGAAACGGCAAGATACCTCCGGACATTGAGAGCCGCTCTGGAGGGCGTTTAA